In the Colletotrichum higginsianum IMI 349063 chromosome 7 map unlocalized unitig_7, whole genome shotgun sequence genome, one interval contains:
- a CDS encoding Hpt domain-containing protein: MPASEDKSDDGPLSTPDFGDAIDSVTFGQILEMDEDENDRDFSQSIVFGFFEQAEETFESMDSALEEKDLEKLSQLGHFLKGSSATLGLVKVRDSCEKIQRYGKKENEDGSPETDEELCLKRITETLKALKTEYADAEKLLKKFFGTEEEDDDEDED; this comes from the exons ATGCCTGCCTCCGAGGACAAG AGCGATGACGGTCCCCTCAGCACTCCCGACTTTGGCGACGCGATTGACTCAGTCACCTTCGGTCAGATCCTGGAGATGGATGAGGACGAGAATGATCGCGACTTCAGCCAGTCAATCGTCTTTGGCTTTTTCGAGCAAGCAGAGGAGACTTTCGAGTCGATGGACTCGGCCTT AGAGGAAAAGGATCTCGAGAAGTTGTCGCAGTTGGGCCACTTTCTGAAAGGGTCCTCGGCCACGCTTGGACTCGTCAAGGTTAGAGACAGCTGCGAAAAAATCCAACGTTACGGCAAAAAGGAGAACGAGGATGGGTCTCCGGAGACAGACGAGGAACTGTGCCTCAAACGCATCACCGAGACGCTCAAGGCCCTCAAGACTGAGTATGCAGATGCCGAGAAGCTCCTGAAGAAGTTCTTTGGcacggaagaagaagatgatgatgaagatgaagactAA
- a CDS encoding Elongator complex protein 1, with protein MRNLRNIRFSAWEQQQDVTVTACCWDPAKDELLCTTGPTEAKATVELVRLSDHHQEQQIKSHTVTSWDAPSPSPDLPADKVVSLHHFADTLTTCVILEGGDIVTVQEDDAGRDGDVQIEIVGSIDAGISSARWSPDEELLVVVTKEGNAVFMGRTFDPIADVAMTPDDLRLSKHVSVGWGKKETQFQGKGAKALRDPTIPEKVDEGLPSVNEDGAATVSWRGDGAYVAVNSVAGGARRVVRVYSREGVLDSVSEPVDHLEAGLSWRPSGNLIAGIQRLEDRTDVVFFERNGLRHGQFTLRSADGPLSVHKKIGLEWNSDSTVLAVVLSDRIQLWTTGNYHWYLKQEVPLTSAFSGLAWHPEKPLRFVAATSCRFSPFSMASDILTKCAAVVNVAEYIFAVSRGSMSPPNDHGAVAVVDGQTVKLTPLRTANVPPPMALFELDFAASIVDVVFDPSNSLMAVLHRKGLDVYEWQTKGDRSTKPKELVKIAFDPGAKTRVPLQAAFSGPAECQVLVSEEGLKLETYTVEASSLIASGVTQLRTNETFSSIFSHEVDSGVESCAQDRSGKLYRLVGKQVPELFGTQLSTQLPWCEVRSINGRSVGIGMTRNGHLYANSRQLAKNCTSFVLTPAHIIFTTNNHFLKFVHLVDPEEMEVPGDDPEIDERCRSIERGARLITAMPTNMNLVLQMPRGNLETIFPRAMVVAGIRQLVDEKNYGRAFAFCRTQRVDMNILYDHQPSQFLSNVGLFLDQLKDISYIDLFLSSLRDEDVTQTMYKDTKRITRSLETSAEAPAAAPADLSAKSKVNKICDAILKSLQSKKSTNLQNIITAHVCKVPPALDDGLTLVAELMQEDEKVAEKAVEHICFLVDVNRLYDNALGLYNLDLALLVAQQSQRDPREYLPFIQNLHNLPDLRRKFEIDNHLDRRAKALSHLKALDAFEELSTYTAKHALYQEALALYRYDQARHQALTGLYAAYLESKSKYRDAGLAYETLQNFNKATSCYRQAGVTCWRECLFAAQQQTPPPSEETITELASSLADALWEGKEYAAAATIHVDYLASLETAVKCLCKGYHFAEALRLIARERRADLLPTTFDGGLVEALSSSTEFLADCKSQLLAQVPRVAELRRKAAEDPLAFYEGERPGGGAGGDIPDDVSVAASSRISTSASLFTRYTGKDGSVGTVGTGVSRATSKNRKREEKKRARGRKGTVYEEEYLVNSVRRLVERVEGGAKDEVGRLVFALVRRGMTERARAVEALMAEVVEGCKAAVREVFAGGNEEHEGEAMVGPDGETYMASGGDAVFQEHLEARAKKLEPPALSAFQKLTLLGS; from the exons ATGCGGAACTTGCGCAACATCCGGTTCAGCGCCTGGGAGCAGCAACAGGACGTCACAGTCACGGCGTGCTGCTGGGACCCCGCCAAAGACGAGCTTCTCTGCACGACTGGACCGACAGAGGCAAAAGCCACCGTTGAGCTGGTGAGGCTGTCGGACCACCACCAAGAGCAGCAAAT TAAATCACACACCGTCACGAGCTGGGATgcgccgagcccgagcccggACCTGCCCGCGGACAAGGTAGTCAGCCTACACCACTTCGCCGACACCCTCACCACCTGCGTcatcctcgagggcggcgacatcGTTACCGTGCAAgaggacgatgccggccGCGATGGCGACGTCCAGATCGAGATCGTCGGCTCCATTGATGCTGGCATCTCCTCCGCCCGCTGGTCcccggacgaggagctgctcgtcgtcgtcaccaagGAGGGCAACGCCGTTTTCATGGGCCGCACCTTCGACCCCATCGCCGACGTTGCCATGACGCCCGACGACCTGAGGCTGTCGAAGCACGTCTCCGTCGGCTGGGGCAAGAAGGAGACTCAGTTCCAGGGCAAGGGCGCCAAGGCCCTGCGCGACCCGACGATTCCTGAAAAGGTGGACGAGGGCCTGCCGAGCGTcaacgaggacggcgccgcgACCGTCAGCTGGAGGGGTGACGGCGCGTATGTTGCCGTCAACTCTGTCGCCGGTGGCGCAAGGAGGGTTGTGAGGGTGTACTCGCGCGAGGGCGTTCTCGACAGCGTCAGCGAGCCCGTAGATCATCTTGAGGCGGGTCTGAGCTGGAGACCATCCGGAAACCTCATTGCGGGCATCCAGCGGCTCGAGGACCGGACGGATGTCGTCTTCTTTGAGAGGAACGGTTTGAGACATGGCCAGTTCACGCTGCGCAGCGCCGATGGGCCCCTGAGTGTCCACAAGAAGATTGGTTTGGAGTGGAATTCCGACTCGACCGTTCTGGCCGTGGTTCTGAGTGACAGGATACAGCTGTGGACGACGGGCAACTATCACTGGTATCTGAAGCAGGAGGTGCCGCTGACGTCTGCGTTTTCTGGGTTGGCGTGGCACCCCGAGAAGCCGCTGCGTTTCGTCGCCGCTACGTCGTGTCGGTTTTCCCCTTTTTCCATGGCTAGTGATATACTAACGAAGTGTGCAGCTgtcgtcaacgtcgccgaGTACATCTTCGCCGTGTCCCGTGGCTCCATGAGCCCACCCAATGACCACGGAGCCGTtgcggtcgtcgacggccagaCGGTGAAGTTGACCCCCTTAAGGACCGCCAACGTTCCGCCACCCATGGCCTTATTTGAGCTCGACTTTGCGGCTagcatcgtcgacgtcgtgtTTGATCCCAGCAACTCGCTCATGGCGGTCTTGCATCGAAAGGGTCTGGATGTGTACGAGTGGCAGACCAAGGGCGATCGGTCGACGAAACCGAAGGAGTTGGTCAAGATCGCGTTCGATCCAGGTGCCAAGACCAGGGTTCCCCTGCAGGCTGCATTCTCTGGCCCGGCCGAGTGCCAGGTCCTTGTCTCCGAGGAGGGACTAAAGCTCGAGACTTACACCGTTGAGGCTTCCTCGCTTATCGCGTCAGGGGTCACTCAGCTCAGGACCAACGAGACGTTCTCGTCGATTTTCAGCCACGAGGTCGACTCAGGGGTTGAGTCCTGCGCACAAGACCGCTCGGGGAAGCTTTACAGACTGGTTGGCAAGCAAGTCCCTGAGCTTTTTGGAACGCAGCTGTCAACCCAGCTTCCGTGGTGTGAGGTGCGGAGCATCAATGGGCGGAGCGTCGGCATTGGCATGACCAGAAACGGTCACCTCTATGCCAACTCGAGGCAGTTGGCGAAGAACTGCACGTCGTTTGTCCTTACCCCCGCGCACATCATCTTCACGACCAACAACCATTTCCTCAAGTTTGTTCACCTGGTGGACCCTGAGG AGATGGAGGTCCCCGGAGACGACCCGGAGATCGACGAGCGATGCCGCAGCATCGAACGTGGTGCACGTCTCATCACCGCCATGCCGACCAATATGAACTTGGTTCTTCAGATGCCGAGAGGCAACCTTGAAACCATATTTCCCCGAGCCATGGTTGTTGCGGGTATCAGACAGCTTGTAGATGAGAAGAACTATGGCAGGGCGTTTGCCTTCTGCCGCACGCAGAGGGTTGACATGAATATTCTCTACGATCACCAGCCGAGCCAGTTCCTGTCTAACGTTGGTCTCTTCCTTGACCAACTCAAGGACATCTCGTACATAGACCTGTTTTTGTCATCTCTCAG AGATGAGGATGTCACTCAGACCATGTACAAGGACACAAAACGCATAACCAGATCTCTCGAGACATCGGCAGAAGCCCCAGCCGCAGCACCTGCAGACCTCTCCGCCAAGTCCAAGGTCAACAAGATCTGTGACGCTATCCTCAAGAGCCTGCAGAGCAAGAAGAGCACGAACCTGCAGAACATCATCACAGCACATGTCTGCAAGGTCCCGCcagccctcgacgacggcctgaCCCTCGTCGCAGAGCTGATGCAGGAAGACGAGAAGGTGGCagagaaggccgtcgagcacatctgcttcctcgtcgacgtcaaccGCCTCTACGAcaacgccctcggcctgtacaacctcgacctcgccttGCTCGTCGCCCAGCAATCGCAGCGCGATCCGAGGGAGTACCTCCCCTTCATCCAAAATCTCCACAACCTGCCCGACCTGCGCCGTAAGTTCGAAATCGACAACCACCTCGACCGCCGAGCCAAGGCTCTCTCGCACCTAaaggccctcgacgccttcgAGGAACTTTCAACGTACACCGCCAAGCATGCGCTATACCAGGAAGCCCTCGCCCTCTACCGTTACGACCAGGCGCGTCACCAGGCCCTGACCGGTCTGTACGCGGCCTACCTCGAGTCCAAATCGAAGTACCGCGACGCCGGTCTCGCTTACGAGACCCTTCAGAACTTCAACAAGGCCACTAGCTGCTACCGCCAGGCCGGCGTAACGTGCTGGCGCGAGTGTCTCTTCGCCGCACAGCAGCAAACGCCCCCACCCTCCGAGGAGACCATAACGGAGCTGGCCTCTTCCCTCGCGGACGCCCTCTGGGAGGGCAAGGAATACGCCGCCGCAGCCACGATCCACGTCGACTacctcgcctccctcgagACCGCCGTCAAGTGTCTCTGCAAGGGCTACCacttcgccgaggccctccgCCTCATCGCTCGCGAGCGCCGGGCGGACCTCCTTCCGACAACCTTCGACGGTGGTCTTGTTGAGGCActgagcagcagcaccgaGTTTCTCGCCGACTGCAAGTCCCAGCTCCTCGCCCAGGTGCCGCGTGTCGCGGAGCTCCGCAggaaggccgccgaggacccgCTCGCCTTCTACGAGGGCGAgcgccccggcggcggcgcgggtgGCGACATCCCCGACGACGTCTCAGTGGCGGCGTCATCACGCATCAGCACCAGCGCCAGTTTGTTCACTCGGTACACGGGCAAAGACGGCAGCGTCGGGACCGTGGGCACGGGCGTGTCGCGCGCGACCTCCAAGAACCGCAAgcgcgaggagaagaagcgcgcCCGCGGCCGCAAGGGTACCGTCTACGAGGAGGAGTATCTCGTCAACAGCGTCCGCAGGCTCGTTGagcgcgtcgagggcggcgccaaGGACGAGGTCGGACGCCTCGTCTTCGCGCTCGTGAGGCGCGGCATGACggagcgcgcgcgcgcggtGGAGGCGCTCAtggccgaggttgtcgaggggTGCAAGGCGGCGGTGCGTGAGGTGTTCGCCGGCGGCAATGAGGAgcacgagggcgaggccatgGTCGGGCCCGACGGCGAGACGTACATGGCTtccggcggcgacgccgtcttccaggAGCACCTGGAGGCGAGGGCCAAGAAGCTAGAGCCGCCTGCGCTGAGCGCGTTCCAGAAGCTGACGTTGCTGGGGTCATAG
- a CDS encoding KOW domain-containing protein: MQKLIKRTAQAEKQVARRMKKRSRGEIGSEKAQRFRDQRNQLTELNQDVKNARLARNEKWALGPLAPRRDFFDSYGAFETNRQGRSTALKPEEVEARCAWAGGCQYLNIAVNDRVVLLEGPDKGKIDRIASINLEYGTVVLKEIAKATVAVPETFQSILDAPTTQNTSVNIPISAIRLVHPIVDPETGVARDVVVRQLARGPVKWSRNTGWRAWTRYIPGANIAIPWPERDIPVREDLPGDTTRVDVEQITFVPTLLSPPMPVSVIDELRNKYSRFRTRHEDDYILRKEAEEAEKKALKKASADALASMRTPIQEFNRQQREARRARGEPELTTDMLQRIGEIIARNKAAVTGASAPKPNISDVSAVAAEASTESHPPPQ; this comes from the exons ATGCAGAAACTCATCAAGCGCACGgcccaggccgagaagcAGGTCGCCCGCCGTATGAAGAAGCGCTCCCGCGGCGAGATCGGCTCCGAGAAGGCACAGCGCTTCAGGGACCAGCGCAACCAGCTCACGGAGCTCAACCAGGACGTCAAGAACGCCCGTCTCGCCCGCAACGAGAAATGGGCACTTGGTCCCCTGGCCCCGCGCCGCGACTTTTTCGACAGCTACGGAGCCTTCGAAACGAACAGACAGGGACGCTCGACGGCTCTCAAGCCCGAGGAGGTTGAGGCGCGCTGCGCCTGGGCCGGTGGTTGCCAGTACCTGAACATTGCCGTCAATGACCGCGTGGTGCTTCTCGAAGGCCCTGACAAGGGCAAGATCGACCGCATTGCTAGCATCAACCTCGAGTACGGCACCGTGGTGCTGAAGGAGATCGCAAAG GCCACCGTCGCTGTCCCCGAAACCTTTCAAAGTATCCTCGACGCTCCCACAACGCAAAACACATCCGTGAACATCCCCATCTCGGCGATCCGTCTCGTCCACCCCATCGTCGACCCCGAGACCGGCGTCGCCCGCGACGTCGTAGTCCGTCAGCTCGCCCGCGGCCCCGTCAAGTGGTCCCGCAACACTGGCTGGCGCGCTTGGACGCGTTACATCCCCGGCGCCAACATCGCCATTCCCTGGCCAGAGCGCGACATCCCCGTCCGCGAGGACCTACCCGGCGATACGACGCGGGTCGATGTCGAGCAGATCACTTTCGTGCCGACGCTCCTATCCCCACCCATGCCCGTGTCCGTCATTGACGAGCTGCGCAACAAGTACTCGCGCTTCCGTACCCGCCACGAGGACGACTACATCCTCCGCaaggaggccgaagaggccgagaagaaggccctCAAGAAGGCGTcggccgacgccctcgcctccaTGCGTACCCCAATCCAAGAGTTCAACCGCCAGCAGCGCGAGGCCCGTCGCGCCCGCGGCGAGCCCGAGCTGACGACGGACATGCTACAGCGCATCGGCGAGATCATCGCAAGgaacaaggccgccgtcacGGGTGCTTCCGCGCCGAAACCCAATATTTCCGACGTTTCTGCCGTGGCGGCGGAAGCGAGCACGGAGAGCCACCCCCCGCCTCAATAA
- a CDS encoding GTP-binding protein rhoA: MAEIRRKLVIVGDGACGKTCLLIVFSKGTFPEVYVPTVFENYVADVEVDGKHVELALWDTAGQEDYDRLRPLSYPDSHVILICFAVDSPDSLDNVQEKWISEVLHFCQGLPIILVGCKKDLRYDSKTIEELRKTSQKPVSPEEGEEVRKKIGAYKYLECSAKTNEGVREVFEHATRAALLSRSRSSGKKHKCMIL; the protein is encoded by the exons ATGGCTGAGATCCGCCGTaagctcgtcatcgtcggcgacggtgccTGTGGTAAAACTTGCTTGTTGAT CGTCTTCTCTAAGGGTACATTCCCTGAG GTCTACGTCCCCACCGTTTTCGAGAACTACGTCGCCGATGTCGAGGTTGACGGCAAGCACGTCGAGCTGGCCCTTTGGGATACTGCCGGCCAGGAGGACTACGATCGTCTCCGCCCCCTTTCCTACCCCGACTCCCACGTCATCCTGATCtgcttcgccgtcgactCCCCCGACTCCCTGGACAACGTTCAGGAGAAG TGGATCTCCGAGGTTCTGCACTTCTGCCAGGGCCTGCCCATCATTCTCGTCGGCTGCAAGAAGGATCTCCGCTACGACTCCAAGACGATTGAAGAGCTGCGTAAGACCAGCCAGAAGCCCGTCTCCCCCGAGGAG GGTGAGGAAGTCCGCAAGAAGATCGGCGCCTACAAGTACCTCGAGTGCTCCGCCAAGACGAACGAGGGCGTCCGCGAGGTTTTCGAGCACGCCACGCGCGCTGCTCTGCTCTCCCGCAGCCGGAGCAGCGGCAAGAAGCACAAGTGCATGATTCTCTAA
- a CDS encoding ImpB/mucB/samB family protein: protein MEFSRRRTPRRKDDRIILHFDYDCFYASVYENRDPRLKALPLGVKQKSILATCNYVARKRGVKKLMLIADAKKVCPELVIIEGEDLTPFRDTSKTLFGFLRGYSWNNRAERLGFDEVFMDVTDIINYNMFCLNKTSLSGSFFHLSKRDPEKGFTCDLTKVAGCVYGANPEPGDLDNPTYVRLLLASHLAFYLRTKLEEDFGFTASVGISTNKLLSKLAGCVKKPRNQTTLMSLDDAVVTEFMDTHSVRKIPGIGFKTSRALEDRFLSTPLGPDDADRENSPLKVCDVRTHPEASEDALEKLLGGPGSERGVAERVWGLLHGVDGTEVKSASDIPSQISIEDTFKGLESMGQIESELRLISASLVRRMRTDLLTNDDSIEPGGQRWIAHPKTLRLSIRSWPDDSTPNFHRISRSQPLPSFIFTRKETPDAIAERLTTDILLPMMKKFHPPGHQWNLQLLNVCVANMAASGSEAGPGVGRDISAMFRKQDDVLRQWRIDTTVVEDDDEQWVSEDEVEEMELGEFDDGASWEGDLMTARCPLCGHCIPPFALAAHARYHDLED from the exons ATGGAGTTTTCGAGAAGACGGACGCCTAGAAGGAAAGATGACCGAATTATACTCCACTTT GACTATGACTGCTTCTACGCCTCGGTCTATGAGAACCGAGACCCGCGGCTCAAGGCGCTGCCGCTGGGCGTGAAGCAAAAAAGCATTCTGGCGACGTGCAACTATGTCGCCCGCAAGCGGGGCGTCAAAAAGCTCATGCTCATTGCCGATGCCAAGAAGGTGTGCCCAGAGCTCGTGATTatcgagggcgaggacctGACACCGTTCCGAGATACGAGCAAGACACTCTTCGGGTTCCTCAGGGGCTATTCCTGGAACAACAGGGCAGAGAGGTTGGGGTTCGATGAAGTCTTTATGG ATGTCACGGATATCATCAATTACAACATGTTCTGCCTCAACAAGACGTCGCTGTCGGGGTCGTTTTTCCACCTCTCCAAAAGGGATCCAGAAAAGGGCTTCACGTGTGACTTAACCAAGGTCGCTGGATGTGTTTACGGGGCGAATCCTGAGCCAGGAGACCTTGACAACCCTACTTACGTGCGGCTTCTGCTGGCGAGTCACCTGGCATTCTACCTGCGCACGAAATTGGAGGAGGACTTTGGCTTCACGGCCTCTGTCGGAATATCGACAAACAAGCTCCTCAGCAAGCTCGCCGGATGCGTGAAGAAGCCGCGCAACCAAACGACATTAATGTCGCTTGATGATGCAGTCGTAACGGAGTTCATGGACACACATTCGGTTCGAAAAATCCCTGGCATCGGTTTCAAGACGTCACGAGCATTAGAGGATCGCTTCCTGTCGACACCCCTAGGACCCGATGACGCCGATAGAGAAAACTCGCCCTTGAAAGTCTGCGACGTGCGAACACATCCCGAAGCATCAGAAGACGCTCTGGAAAAGCTCCTGGGAGGCCCCGGCTCCGAGCGCGGCGTTGCCGAGAGGGTCTGGGGTCTCTTacacggcgtcgacggcacgGAAGTCAAAAGCGCGAGTGATATTCCCTCGCAAATCAGCATCGAAGACACATTCAAAGGGCTGGAGAGTATGGGTCAAATTGAAAGCGAACTACGATTGATATCGGCGTCTCTCGTGCGTCGAATGCGAACTGACCTCCTGACCAACGACGACTCGATAGAGCCGGGCGGACAGCGGTGGATCGCGCACCCCAAGACTTTGCGCCTTTCGATCCGGTCCTGGCCAGATGACTCAACTCCAAACTTCCATCGCATATCCCGCTCCCAGCCGCTTCCCAGCTTCATCTTCACCCGCAAGGAGACACCCGATGCCATCGCAGAGCGGCTCACGACCGACATCCTTCTcccgatgatgaagaagttCCACCCGCCGGGCCACCAATGGAACCTGCAACTTCTGAATGTCTGCGTCGCAAACATGGcggccagcggcagcgaggccGGGCCCGGCGTTGGGAGGGACATCTCGGCAATGTTCAGGAAGCAGGACGACGTATTGCGGCAGTGGAGGATCGACACGACGgtcgtcgaagacgacgacgagcagtgGGTGTcggaggacgaggttgaggagaTGGAGCTGGGGGAGTTTGATGACGGGGCGTCCTGGGAAGGCGACTTGATGACAGCAAGGTGTCCGCTTTGCGGGCACTGCATCCCACCTTTTGCTCTAGCTGCTCATGCGAGGTATCATGACCTGGAAGATTGA